Genomic window (Nicotiana sylvestris chromosome 7, ASM39365v2, whole genome shotgun sequence):
atttacccactttccacatacctgtcttcttcttggtcgcacgcaacatccaattacacggccaaaaccacctgcggcaaacaaccttgtataccatcggacttgactcccatacctgcaTTTCACGACACTCTTTAatgttgtgcattttacaagcccttcTTAAGTGcgttttatcaggaaaaagcatcccctttgcaagcaccgttggtctagactcatcccacattgctgtccggatttcatcaaaatcccttgttagagcttccacatccggcacggttggcaagttatcaatgtaaggaatctcccttgaatgaaacgacacttcggactcatacactcttcgtctagggggtctctcttcaaatcaggtccttcctcctcatcctgctcatcaccatcctcacgaaaaaGGGTGTCTCATCTCCGGATTCATcgacattgttatcgtaatcactgttctgttcctcactctgtgcatctgccaaattctgatgtaatacgtcgttttcggtcaattgagtgagtacgggtggttcaacttgctcgttttcactgcacaaccaacaaaaatataagctactaaattaataaatgatttctatatggctatatcacttcacttacaagtcgtaatgtgatgaaatttcatGATGGATGTTTTCAATtaagtgatgactaccggatgggccacttgtaaaattcatatccggccggtaccccctattaaatatatgagcgttaatacaaattcaatacgccaaaaatatacataattaacacaaatgaaaattgaagtttaccactcgtcttgtgaattatggaaagcagggtataaattattttctcgctgctcattcgccggcgatgataagtttaaatcaaggaaactctttcatccggaacctgtccggcaaaaactgctccagaataaccacccgatgactgggggttatctctgctacgcacaacctcgttttttggaacgtcttcgaccttcacgtacatctccagcattgtgattacaagaaattcccgacattcgtccggagtcctcagaaaatcactcaaagtttcatcatcgtcgatgttaaactccgagtaaaaagcaaccccttgcggagtgacgaatacagatatcttccggttactttaagtatcactgaacgtttcctcacactcagttttttgcataacaacgatatcaatttatcgtactctattgtaagtggcaatttaacatgacactgagcaggtaaactgtagcccacagagttattctccatcacaacctcaccccccaatataatgaaactcttattctacgctcttcagacataatgaaaaaatgctggagaatttaagaacaataaacgtttcaacaagaggtAAAAATTCTTTTGAATGAATTTTTATACAATCCTAACCtttttatataggaaatggctagccgggaatatttttttatataggtatagcgcccaaaaagttggcactatacacttttgaattattgaagtcaggaattaTTGGTAGGGCCAGGAAAAAGATGTATAGTTCcactatacctggcgctatacattaatgatgtatgtatagcgccaggtattgtggcactatacctgggcgtgtcagattttacagtatagcgccacaatacctggcgctatacattaacggtgtCGTTACTGTTAGTGTATAGCACCAGGTattatggcgctatatataaaaatgtaatatttttttttaccacctatttgtgtagtttgagttcAAAAGAACCATATTTTGATTCCGGACTCCGACATAAATGTACAAAGATCAGTTAGGCAAACCACAAGGCCACTAGCCGAAGAGTGTAAATAGGTATCATAGATGAGAAACCTACCTCATTTGGTCATTTTGAAGTGACAGCTCATGCCAATGGAAAATGGGTGTACTCGGTTCTCCTTATTTTAATTGTCTCATCTTCTCTACATTTACTGCTACAGGATTGAATACAGATACTACATGCACTATTCACGTAAACTTAGCTGGCCCTTCACTCACTGTTGAATGGAAACCCACCTATCTTATTACTCAAAAGGTGCATCCAACTGTATAGCTCGGCCGTCAATGAAATGGGGTGAAAACTGTGAGAAATCAAAGTTCAATTCTAGTAACAACAAAAAATTTAGGTAATTTTTTCTCATCTGTCTAAGATTTGGCGGACAAAATTACTTAGTACGTACTTAAATTGGTGAGATGTAATATACATCCTATAAATAATTGAGGTACACGAAGACCGGCTCGGACACTACCATTATCCAAAAAAAATTAGTCAAAGTGACTTTAACATAGAGAGACAGACAGGACGACCTACCAATCTACAAGAGAGGGACAATGCTTTTGCTGTCTCATTTACTATGCGATTTAACGTCCTCCCTTCACCTACTTGTATGTCAGGACCATTAATTCCCATATTCATGGTTCTTTATCAAAAACCTTATTTATGCGTTGCTTTTTCCAAGGGTTTTTTTAGTAACCAATCCCTATCTTTGGACATAATCTTATGTTAACCATCAAATGTAGTTAGTTGACTGTAATAAACCAGCATAATCCAGGAAAAAGACCGCTCCCTCGATTCAACTTATCAACTGGACCTTGCTGCTGTTTCCAGAGTCCTCAATGAAGCTAGGCATAAAAAAATGCTGCTTATTGCTTATTATTTTTATTAGTCTTATTGATGTCTCTTTTGACCTATAAGTTACCGGTTGATCAGTGGAAGCAGCTACTAACATTTACATTAGGGTAGACTGTTTACATCACACTCCTTGGGTGCGCCCTTCCCCAGGGTAGACTGTTTACATCACACTCCTTGGGTGCGCCCTTCCCCAGACCCTGCGGGAATGCGGGCTGCCCTTCCGTAGTCCATCTTAATTTACTTTCTCAGTTTCTTGGTTTAATGTGAATAAAAACTGAGATGAAATCTTTCACTATACATCACTTTTCACAACAGGTTATTTAAAAAATAACACAGGAAATAAGTTGCAGTGGCCATGAAGTACCACTGAACTCGTAAGAATCAAACATTCTCTGGCAATCAATCTTTTTGGTCCCTTTCACTTTACATCTACCTTCAAGGGCTTTTTCATAAAAGGTTGCCTGATGCACAAAGCATCCCGCATTCACGCAGAGCCCGGGGAAGGGTCGCACCCAATAAGTGTCATATAGACAACCTACCCTAATGTAACTTCAAGGGCTTCTTCATGTGTTCCAAATTTCCAAAACTAGGGAAATGAAATTTAATCAAGAAACAAAATAATCCGCCCCGCAACTCCAATGGAAGCAAAGGAGGGAGATGGTATTGTATAGTGCACACAATAAGCTTTTGACTCCTGTATTACTTAACATTTACTTAAGTAGACCCAGTGCAATTAACTTGCGAGCATGCAATAACCAGGGAATATTagaaaaagaatttttctagCCTAAAGTTGTTTACATGATTTTTCAGAGCTCGATAACAAGGGCCATGCAACATATTTTGGGTATATCAGGGTGAAGACATGGTTATGTTTAGAGCTAAGGAGGACTTTCTCCGCATTTTGCAATGTGGATTTAAATGACACaataaatgcacatgcaacatacACAACTAACTACATACTCCTTCACCTGCTTAATTAACTTCTGTATCTCATAATTCTTTATATACTGATCCTCACTTGTATCACTTCCCATCACTGAACTCTCTATCTCCCCTTTCATTCGTTCTCTTTTCTCTCTGTCAGACAGTCTCCCTTGGAAGCAAAATGATGGAGAAACAGAGAAGTAAGCAGAGTTCTCTAATTCTGTGGGCCGCATTTGCTGCATTACTCTCGCAGAATTTGGTCATTCCTGTCATGTCTACTGCTTCTTTTGAAGAACAGAAGAACTTCTACATTCCTGATCCAACCATCGGAAGTCCCCCAACAGGTCTCCTTACCACTCTATCCATTTTGCTATTTGCTCTAATATCTTTTTCTTTATCGGTTAATTTTATAGATTACCAAAAGCTTAGATGCTCTTTAACTAGTTCCTAAGCATAATGTGTGCTAATATACAGAAAGCACTATAAATTCTAAAATGGTAAAGTATCTAAGAAACAAGAAGGGTGTTCCTGGTTTTTTCGTTTTTAATTGTTTGAGGCAGCATTCACTCTCGTATTATTTGTTCGGTTGGTTTCATAATGGGGCTGTTCGGACTTCACTACAAGCTACCAGCACTCGGAACTCAAAACCACAACACAACCACCTTTTATTTACTAGTGTTGGAGTTTTCGCCCTTAGGAGCAAGCATTTAGTCCCAGATTATTTGGGTGTCTAAAGTTATACTGTCTTCATTCTGACAATCCATTTTGTGGATAACAGGTTCAAGCACACATCCATCAAGTGGCCATGGAACTCCGCCCTCCCATGCAACACCATCTCATGGAAGCGGTAGCCACGGAACACCACCTGCAAACTGTGGTAACCCTCCAAAAGTAGGGCATCATCATAACCCTACACCAGCTCCTCCTTCTGGAGGTCATGCAGGTGGCTACTACCCCACCCCTCCAAGTACTCCTAGACCTAGTACCCCCTCCACACCCACTGTTGTAAGCCCACCAACTACTCCTATCGTTGACCCAGGCACTCCAAGCACTCCTGCTATCCCAACACCATCACCTCCTTTTACATGCGAGTAAGTTAACTTATTGCATCATCAGCTTTAGTTTACGTTCTTAACTTTAATATGCAGCATCTTATAACACTTAATGATATGATTTGCAGTTACTGGAGGACTCACCCGGGACTAATATGGGGCTTGTTTGGTTGGTGGGGAACTGTTGGAGGTGCATTTGGTGTGGCTACTGCTCCAGGGCTCGGCGCACATATGAACTTGCTGCAAGCACTTTCAAACACACATACTGATGGATTTGGGCAACTCTACAGGGAAGGCACAGCTTCTTTGCTGAACTCCATGGTTAGCAAGAGGTTCGCTTACACCACCACGCAAGTCAAGAACAATTTTGCTGCTGCACTCAGTTCAGACAAGGCTGCAGCAGCTCAGGCTCAGCTCTTCAAGATAGCCAATGAGGGTCGGCTCAAGCCCAGAGCTTGAAAATTCATTTCCACAATCACCATCAATATCTTCTTATGTCCAGTTTCATTATGATTTCCTGTGCGCTTACTTTAGGATTGAGCATTGAAGTTTTTTTGATTGTCTTCATCAAAATTAGTGCTTTTCTGTTTGCTTTTGAATCTTACAAAATCAAGAGGATACCACCCTTCATTGTTTAATCAGTTATCAGTAAAACATTTCTTGTTGTATTACATGTGTGAGTGCCGGTTTCCAATTTCAGAATGTTCTTTTTTTCTCCTTTAAGGTAAAGAAGTTATCTTTCCAAATATAACAAAGTATTCGTGTTCCAGCATGAAGATTCTACTTCtgtttataaaacaaactaacctCAGCAACCAAGAACATAAAGAGAAACAAGCACCCGTTGTCCTCCCTCCTTTATTAAGTGAAAAACAACAGATCTGTCAAGGCTAATTGAGCTTCCTCAACAAACTTTACCAGCTTCAAATTCTCACAAGGGTGTTGATGACCATCATTGTAATTATTATTCAGTGCTGAGCACTGGATCTGAACAAAAAAGAAGGTATTCTAATAAGTATGGACACCGTTCAACTCAGAAAATGTGACATGAACATGAAGCACATGCATGAAAGAGTTCATGCCAACATCAATGCTGCACTATTCACTTAGCCGCCTTCCCTTCATGGATAATATCAGAGAGTTTACATTACTAACAACCCTGGAAAGAATAGTACTATAATGATCAATGGTTCATGAGACATAATGAAGTGTGGTGCTAAAAGCCATATACAAGGAAAGATATAATAAGAATACCTGCTTACCAAATATATACATTACATGTATATATGTACATACAAACAAACATCAAGAACACCTATGAAACATAATCTTATCCATAAAACTATTTGaaaagtagaaggaaagcatgaTTAGAAATATAGCGGAAAAAACATTGGTGTTATCAATCTTGATTCATGCAATGTAGATAACCACATAGCTCAAACTGGGACTCGTCAGCCTATACACATCCAGTTTGTTCTATTTCATTACCTTTTTATGGAAATACAATGTTTGTTAAATTGCATCACCATCCAAAAGCTTAAACTGTTAGAGAGGGCACATAGTTATGTCTTCAATGCGCCCTCACATAGGGACTAATTCTTTTTTCATAGGCCAAGCACGTGAAAATTACTTCTAATAAAAAGTGACTGTAAGACTCAAACTCAGGACAGCTAACAGCTACCTACTCGGATAACATGTTGAATTTTATGATTACCTTATCTAAAAATTTAAGCTGTTAGGGAgagaaaatatttatttaaattaattatgTCTTCGACACTTTCGCTTCTTCAAGAGGAATGGACCTCCAAGAGATTCTTTCCAATAAGACATGCTCAGGTAGATATgaccaaaaatacaaaaatcatAACAAAACTATAATGTAATATAATATTCCATTCATAGATGGGCATCACATTTTTGTGTTGCCAACTGTATTTGACAGCTAACATTACTTCCTAATGAACCTCCTGATAAAACCATATACCAACTAAATACGCAAAAAATTCCCCCATCAGCATCAGCCTTTTCAAGTGAAACAATTAATGCATCAGCTTACTATCTTAGAGAGTAATTGTTAGGGACTCAAAATTGCCTCCATTTGATACAATGAGCTGCATTTTTCAAAATCAGATCCTTCAAAGTGCAGGTTAATGGCTGAACGACTGCACAGGAAATGGGTTTGAGCTTGCCGCAGCAATACAAATAATACAACATGAAGAAACAAATATCTTACTACATCAGAGGTAATAGGTTTGAGCTTATACCCAGCAATATAAATATTATAACATGACGAAAAAGCATATCCCACTCAGAATTTCGTGTATATTAACAAGATTGCTAATTAAAGACTCATCACTAGTTTCTCTTATCACTATCTCTTTGATAAAACATGCTACAAAAGTTTTCTCTAGGATGTCACATTCCACAGTATGTTTGCTGATGATAACACAGAAAATTTTCCCCTTCACATAAGTTGTTAAAACTCATCGAGAAACCAATGAGTTACAAAATAAAAGCTCTTTGAGATAGGGGCATAACAGGCATGCCCCAGGATGCCTGAATATCTGTTGTCCTCTAAAGCTACATTTCACATTTCAGAGATATCTAACAATTTGAATTGCCCAAGTTCGTGACATGTCATTGGTTTGCATCTAGTCAATGAAGAGTTTTTACCCCAAAAGATTCCTAACCTGACTTGCACAATAAATTACTACATCTACAAGCATGTAGTATCTGCCAAAACAACAAAGAATGAAAAAGTTAAAGCAACAGTCCATTGATAATGAATGCATATGAACTTCATATATTTCGAATCACAACTTCAAATTAAGATGTTAATTAAaacagaataataaaataaaaatgtaaagGTTTTGAGGGAACACGAAATACAGTCATCTATATcgagatttaaaaaaaaaaaaagaacagctCAATGACAGACCGATGAAGGATTTTGATTAGCGCAGCAGGACATTAAGCAGTAAAGAATCACAAGCTGTCAGACCTTGGTTCACAACATAATATTCTTTAAAAAGAGCAGGTGTATTTATGTACCGCCACAATGAATGCTAACCAACCAAACAGCCTATCCCCACAGCATAGATTAGAAGCATCGCAGTAAAATAATACTAAATAGACTCTTGGGTATGCACCTGAATTACTTCTCCCTGCTTCAGACGCTCAAGTTGAAGGATTCATCAGTATGCAAAGAATGAGAATACAAATAAACTGATTCGCCCCAGTAAGCACCGACTTGGTTGGAATAAATACTTTTCAACCATCAGGATTTTGTTAAAGTTTTACCAGAGATATCTTTAACTCACCACAAGTTTTCTTCGACAATGTAATCAAGTATATACTCTTTTACAATAACTTATGAATTTTTACAAATCTCTCTAGATGCAATACATAAAATTTGTTCATCTGAATGAAGATCTTCAGTGAAAAAGTTTTGTGCTCCCATAAGAATTTAGGTACAACTGGCAGCTGCATGCTTTATATCTTAAAGAAGCACAAATTAAGAGAACTTGTAGCTTGTGGCTTAAAAGGAGTAGGGTGCTCGAGTTGATTTGAAATATGCCACACATAACAGAGAAAGAGAGGGAGGATCCAAAATAGAATTAAGGTACTTTTGAGTGCTGGCTTGTAACTAGAGAAGCTGTTGTCAGAGTTACTTCTCGCGGATGGACCTTAATCAATATAACATCACATCAGTAATACATAGGAGGTTCTGATCAGAAACTCTCCATAGATATATTCCGTAGAAAGAGACAATTAAAGGGAAGCAGATGAAACTTACAAAGATTACAACAAGAGTCACATGCAACAAACAATATTTGAAATGCACCAAGGTTGCAGAGCTTCTATCACATTAATCTCCAATTGGTGACACTATGGGCTTGTATGAAACGAATCCAATCATTCCAAATGAACTCTGTACCTAAGCACTTGCATGAATAACCAGCAACTAGGAACATCTATTGTAATAATACTGCAACTGAGATATCCGGAATGTCACACGAATCTCGACAGCTGACTTGGATAAATAGTTGCATTAGTGTCTGTACCTTATGGCAGAAGAAGCATATAATATACAGATTTATGTTCTTCATGGAAACCGTCACATATAACCCCCTCCCGTCCCTCAAGATGAGCAAATCCTGTATCCTACTCATGCTGAAGGATCCTCAGAAACCCAATCCAGGAGTCATAAACCTAACTACAAGTTCAGTGAATCCAATAAAAGTTGAAGCTAATACAACAAATTTCTCCACAATGAGTGTATCCAATATCAGTTGATGCTGATATAGCAAAGTTATCCATAATTGGTTATTTTATCCAGAACCCTGTCTTCCAACCTTAAAACATGATATGTTGTAAGTCAAAACTACTATATTTATACATCCAACAAAATCTAATTCAAAAAGAGATCTGAATTTAGTCTTTGGTTTCCTGCCATAATGCACTAGAGCGAGAATTCAACCATAAATTGATGATGAATAAACAGGGTCAGTAGTAACCTAGGAAGGTAAAATAATGCAAATGCCCCAGAGTCATTAGGTTTAGAAGATACACCTAAGGTGATAGGTTGGATTATATATAAATCCCCAACCATGCCCAATATATTATTTTACTAAAGATGAACTTCGCTTAATTACTTTCCAACAAATGAAGTTCACTCTCAGACAAAACGCTCACTCAATTTCTTCCAGAGACTACATTATTATAAttgaagcagaaaaagaattttgCATATACATGAAAAAAATAGTACTAATAAATGATCACCCATGCTGAAGCATAACTAACTCAAGGAATGAAATTCCAATCCATGTAAATACTTTGAT
Coding sequences:
- the LOC104222324 gene encoding protodermal factor 1-like gives rise to the protein MMEKQRSKQSSLILWAAFAALLSQNLVIPVMSTASFEEQKNFYIPDPTIGSPPTGSSTHPSSGHGTPPSHATPSHGSGSHGTPPANCGNPPKVGHHHNPTPAPPSGGHAGGYYPTPPSTPRPSTPSTPTVVSPPTTPIVDPGTPSTPAIPTPSPPFTCDYWRTHPGLIWGLFGWWGTVGGAFGVATAPGLGAHMNLLQALSNTHTDGFGQLYREGTASLLNSMVSKRFAYTTTQVKNNFAAALSSDKAAAAQAQLFKIANEGRLKPRA